The genomic stretch ATGCGCTCGCGCTTCCTGCTGCGATGCCCGATTGGAATGCTTCTTTCAAGTTTTCAGTTTCGATGTATTTACTAAGAAAACCAGCTACTACTGAATCCCCTGCTCCAACTGAATTCTGTACTTTACCGATTGGAACGTTACCAAACAAAACATCTTCAGCTGTAATCAATACAGCTCCATCCCCTGCTAATGAAACAATCACGTTTTTTGCGCCCATTTCTTGAACTTTCTTACCGTATTTGACCGCCTCCGCTACTGAAGTAATGTCAACATCAAATAGATCGCCTAGTTCATGGTGGTTCGGTTTTACTAGAAACGGTTTTGCTCTTACTACTTCCTTTAATGCTTCTCCTTTAGTATCAACAATCGCCTGTACGCCATCTGGTAGTGCCTGAAGAATTCGAGAATAGATCGTTTGATCAACACTCGAGGGAACGCTTCCTGCCATAACAACAATATCCCCTGCAACAGTTTGCGAAAGTTGAGTAAATAATTGTTCAATATCACTTTCTGTTATTTCTGGAGATAAACCATTAATTTCTGTTTCTTCACCATTTTTTAACTTA from Bacillus sp. Cs-700 encodes the following:
- the pfkB gene encoding 1-phosphofructokinase, producing the protein MIYTITLNPSVDYIVQLENLKTGLVNTVDEEMKIAGGKGVNVTKVLKRLGHESTALGFVGGFTGQFIEQSLKEEALYPNFIHVNGDTRINIKLKNGEETEINGLSPEITESDIEQLFTQLSQTVAGDIVVMAGSVPSSVDQTIYSRILQALPDGVQAIVDTKGEALKEVVRAKPFLVKPNHHELGDLFDVDITSVAEAVKYGKKVQEMGAKNVIVSLAGDGAVLITAEDVLFGNVPIGKVQNSVGAGDSVVAGFLSKYIETENLKEAFQSGIAAGSASAFSTGFCTAEEVQALRKQITVKTYDDMGGRGI